The proteins below are encoded in one region of Thermococcus sp. 21S7:
- a CDS encoding AAA family ATPase, with protein MSFTKEDAENLLEEVRREFLGKVKEESFKQTKIRYFDDHRIVEIKFDLWRRYMNGKEYGISYMWTVYLRTQKIRYGLAVSCSSTDASERVLTELLGKDAIESLEDKGFSIIRFDRRVMLGRELPLDAFDETQKEESVRLMASVHALIGDSIATLRGALCFNTTDDPLVVALRDMKARYWEEWKNNGEPLIQKARENVIRFAKGESQELNIPSDISGDAGRLLWFVAGGVSDRGDPEGIREFLRALMEASPADALGLVHEYSRKIKGTSILGIINLAALVYPEELMPLWGSDKETRGILNPTSSKLLGLKKKASKLKLDEYENLRDRIKYAAEEIGASNLFEVAFYLMRMSKNKLQTVSYKEKHILQTYLLNDYLSLRGYRYPQHLVSQFYTALKTKGFVILSGLTGTGKTKIVQELARLLDYSKRNFLFLSVRPDWRDSKPLLGYYNPLTGGYHKTSLLKFIMKAIKDYEDNRGNATPYFVILDEMNLAHVEYYFADFLSVLESGRDGSGFTREGIKLHDSEEIEVFEGIPWELKLPPNLYIIGTVNMDETTYSFSPKVLDRAFTVEFHDVELEGYPPGSGESRLPNEAVEALRDSILEDLRGKSGQFLARSKEGINEAVKELRDAKNGEYWRILTELNKALEPYDMHFGYRVVDEIALFVQSAKESWENGIVEFESDDEIFDLALLMKVLPKFHGNRKKLEEPLKAVLGLCLSENAGIDVRELRREEVMNLLKNWETQRENFRFKHTAKKALRMLRQLYEIGFASFS; from the coding sequence ATGAGCTTCACAAAAGAAGATGCCGAGAACCTTCTGGAAGAGGTCCGGAGGGAGTTCCTGGGAAAAGTCAAAGAAGAATCTTTCAAGCAGACTAAAATTAGGTACTTCGATGACCATCGGATTGTAGAAATCAAATTTGACCTGTGGCGCAGATACATGAACGGGAAGGAGTACGGAATATCGTACATGTGGACGGTTTACTTAAGAACCCAGAAGATTAGGTACGGGCTTGCCGTTTCCTGCTCCTCCACAGACGCCAGCGAGAGAGTGTTAACCGAACTGCTCGGGAAAGACGCGATTGAATCTCTGGAGGATAAAGGCTTCTCCATCATAAGGTTCGACCGCAGGGTAATGCTCGGAAGAGAGCTACCCCTAGATGCCTTTGATGAAACTCAAAAGGAAGAAAGCGTGCGTCTGATGGCGAGCGTGCACGCACTTATCGGAGACAGTATCGCTACTCTCCGGGGGGCGTTATGTTTCAACACAACAGATGACCCCTTAGTCGTGGCACTACGGGACATGAAAGCCCGTTACTGGGAGGAATGGAAGAATAACGGAGAACCACTGATTCAAAAGGCCCGGGAAAACGTTATTAGGTTCGCCAAAGGCGAATCACAAGAATTGAACATCCCCTCAGACATTTCGGGAGATGCCGGACGGTTACTGTGGTTCGTTGCGGGAGGAGTTAGCGACAGAGGGGACCCCGAGGGAATCAGGGAGTTCTTAAGGGCACTGATGGAGGCTTCTCCAGCCGATGCTCTCGGACTCGTGCACGAATACTCCCGTAAAATAAAAGGAACCAGCATTTTGGGCATCATAAACCTGGCGGCGCTGGTTTATCCCGAGGAACTCATGCCCCTGTGGGGCAGTGATAAGGAAACCAGAGGCATCTTAAATCCCACAAGCTCTAAGTTGTTGGGGCTCAAGAAGAAAGCATCAAAGCTTAAGCTTGATGAATACGAAAATCTGCGCGACAGAATAAAATACGCCGCCGAAGAGATTGGGGCATCAAATCTGTTTGAGGTGGCGTTTTATCTAATGAGGATGAGCAAGAACAAACTGCAGACCGTGTCATACAAGGAAAAGCACATATTACAGACTTATTTGTTAAATGACTATCTCTCTTTGCGGGGCTACCGCTATCCCCAACACCTCGTCTCCCAGTTCTACACCGCCCTCAAAACCAAGGGCTTCGTAATCCTCTCCGGCCTCACGGGCACAGGTAAAACAAAGATCGTTCAGGAGCTGGCGAGGCTTCTGGATTATTCAAAGAGAAACTTCCTGTTCCTATCGGTTCGCCCTGACTGGCGTGATTCCAAACCCCTGCTCGGCTACTACAACCCCCTGACGGGAGGATACCATAAAACCAGCCTTCTGAAGTTCATCATGAAAGCCATCAAAGACTACGAAGACAACAGAGGCAATGCTACCCCATATTTCGTAATCCTCGATGAGATGAACCTCGCTCATGTTGAGTACTACTTCGCCGACTTCCTCAGTGTTCTCGAGAGCGGAAGGGATGGAAGCGGCTTCACACGGGAGGGAATAAAGCTCCACGACAGCGAGGAAATCGAGGTTTTTGAAGGCATTCCTTGGGAGCTGAAGCTTCCACCCAACCTCTACATCATCGGGACGGTGAACATGGACGAGACCACTTACTCGTTCAGCCCTAAGGTTCTCGACAGGGCTTTCACGGTGGAGTTCCACGATGTCGAGCTTGAGGGATACCCACCGGGGAGTGGGGAAAGCAGACTGCCCAACGAAGCCGTTGAAGCTCTAAGGGACTCAATACTGGAAGACCTCCGCGGTAAGAGCGGCCAGTTCCTCGCGCGTTCGAAAGAGGGGATAAACGAAGCGGTTAAGGAGCTAAGGGACGCTAAAAACGGGGAGTACTGGAGGATTCTCACTGAACTGAACAAAGCCCTCGAGCCATACGACATGCACTTCGGCTACCGCGTCGTTGATGAGATTGCACTGTTTGTCCAGAGCGCCAAGGAGAGTTGGGAAAACGGAATCGTCGAGTTTGAGAGTGACGACGAAATCTTCGACCTTGCACTTCTCATGAAGGTTCTTCCCAAGTTCCACGGGAACAGAAAGAAGCTCGAAGAACCACTAAAGGCCGTTTTGGGACTGTGCCTCTCAGAGAACGCAGGAATTGACGTCCGGGAGCTCAGGAGAGAGGAGGTTATGAACCTCCTCAAAAACTGGGAAACCCAAAGGGAGAACTTCCGCTTCAAGCACACGGCCAAAAAAGCCCTCCGCATGCTCCGCCAGCTATACGAGATAGGCTTCGCGAGCTTCAGCTAA
- a CDS encoding ribonuclease J: MKVVVYDGADTIGGSKIYIEENGNGLFLDFGMNFARYSRYYEEFISERTARGIYDLWRLDLIPKLNIYRADLIPRDLASEVVRYPKVPVNAVLISHAHLDHVGNIALLDESIPIVGSPTTLVILKALNDTSSGGSHFGIELPYYKIKKKKDSEGYILEVDRKADYPSRSVILTEKAGELDKFLFYSAKTKKKIIPNDVKILDGEDLGFEVKAFSIDHSIYGATAYIVEGDVSLAYTGDFRLHGKNGNETRKFIKVAKSASVLITEGTRVGREEHENVSEQEVYENALKIVEEAKGLIIADFSARNFERLESFKEIAEKTGRELVVTAKDAYFLYALKIVNGVDRLNGLKIYENFKASRQKWEELVVWSNYSEYYVSPFEIRENPENYILCFSFYDMPHLLDIMPNSGTYIYSSSEAFGEEQEFSFLRLWNWLKYFRFEVRGFRVAGDGRPVFEKGLHASGHISREELIEVINEIDPDYIVPVHTENPWWFKDNWGEKAIVLKNGESWEV; the protein is encoded by the coding sequence ATGAAAGTGGTTGTTTATGACGGAGCCGACACCATCGGTGGGTCAAAAATCTACATAGAGGAGAACGGGAACGGGCTTTTCTTGGACTTTGGGATGAATTTTGCAAGATACTCCCGGTACTACGAGGAATTCATAAGCGAACGGACTGCAAGGGGGATTTACGACCTCTGGCGCCTTGACCTGATACCAAAGCTCAACATTTATCGGGCGGACTTAATCCCGAGAGATCTTGCGAGCGAAGTTGTCCGATACCCAAAAGTCCCGGTCAATGCGGTCCTAATAAGCCACGCTCACCTCGACCACGTTGGTAACATCGCTCTTCTCGATGAGAGCATCCCAATTGTCGGCTCCCCGACAACGCTCGTGATTCTCAAGGCCCTGAACGACACTTCCAGCGGAGGGAGCCACTTTGGAATTGAGCTTCCCTATTACAAAATCAAGAAAAAGAAAGACTCGGAAGGCTACATTCTGGAAGTCGACAGAAAAGCTGATTACCCTTCAAGAAGTGTCATTCTTACCGAAAAAGCAGGAGAACTCGATAAATTTCTGTTTTATTCTGCAAAAACCAAGAAGAAAATCATTCCAAACGATGTGAAGATCCTTGACGGGGAAGACCTTGGCTTTGAGGTTAAAGCATTCAGCATTGACCACTCAATCTACGGTGCCACCGCCTACATAGTGGAAGGGGATGTCAGTTTGGCTTACACCGGAGATTTTAGACTCCATGGGAAAAACGGCAACGAAACGAGGAAATTTATCAAGGTGGCAAAGAGTGCGAGCGTCCTGATTACCGAGGGTACCCGGGTAGGCCGGGAAGAGCACGAGAACGTCTCGGAGCAGGAGGTCTACGAGAACGCCCTAAAGATCGTTGAAGAAGCCAAGGGGCTTATAATAGCGGACTTCTCGGCGAGGAACTTTGAGAGGCTTGAGAGCTTTAAGGAAATCGCAGAGAAGACTGGAAGGGAGTTAGTGGTCACGGCAAAAGATGCCTACTTCCTGTACGCCCTGAAGATTGTTAACGGCGTTGACCGGCTTAATGGTCTGAAAATCTACGAGAACTTCAAGGCCAGCCGACAAAAGTGGGAAGAACTCGTGGTCTGGAGCAACTACTCCGAGTACTACGTCTCCCCCTTCGAGATCAGAGAGAATCCAGAAAATTACATCCTTTGCTTCTCGTTTTACGACATGCCACACCTGCTAGACATAATGCCCAACAGCGGGACTTACATCTACTCCTCAAGCGAGGCCTTCGGGGAGGAACAGGAGTTCAGCTTTTTGAGGCTCTGGAACTGGCTGAAGTACTTCCGGTTTGAAGTCCGCGGGTTCAGGGTGGCCGGAGATGGTAGGCCGGTCTTTGAGAAAGGTCTGCATGCTTCAGGACACATCTCGAGGGAGGAACTGATAGAGGTTATTAACGAGATCGACCCGGACTACATCGTTCCAGTTCATACAGAGAACCCATGGTGGTTTAAGGATAACTGGGGTGAAAAGGCCATTGTTCTGAAAAACGGAGAGAGCTGGGAGGTCTGA
- a CDS encoding ADP-ribosylglycohydrolase family protein yields the protein MEGTNRPDQKLSECGDNLCIMDALFDAGVINAEQSEVLYKKLRPPSNVPLSKIKGMLLGVAIGDALGAPIEGKPPEEPEMRVLSRYFPTSHITDDTQLTFLSLEVFLEEGWFNPKKLADRFTKERIIGIGRSVKKFIKRYKELNMPWYLAGVESAGNGALMKLSPVVIPPFLSESHSTFSDSVIMTCLTHNDRLAISSAVSFTNLLWKLLTKNKPPEPEWWKDEYVEIAREVEGDSSVYRPRFGKFNNRYSGPAWDFVDRVLEMALRDGWTLFDMNKAVGSGAYLLETVPMALYTMILYGNNLDKALSTAVLNSKDSDTIGAIVGYLSGALHGITEFPPSLVEPLFGGNMLPHKFLDALNQTEEILANGMHQRLE from the coding sequence ATGGAGGGCACCAACAGGCCGGACCAAAAACTGTCAGAGTGCGGGGACAACCTGTGCATAATGGACGCCCTGTTCGACGCGGGGGTAATAAACGCCGAACAATCTGAGGTACTCTACAAAAAACTAAGGCCACCTAGCAATGTGCCCCTAAGCAAGATTAAGGGCATGCTCTTGGGGGTCGCGATAGGCGACGCTCTAGGCGCGCCGATAGAAGGTAAACCACCAGAGGAACCAGAAATGAGGGTGTTATCCAGATACTTTCCTACCTCCCACATCACGGATGACACACAGCTGACATTCTTGTCTTTGGAAGTATTTTTGGAGGAAGGATGGTTTAACCCCAAAAAACTGGCAGACCGGTTTACAAAGGAGAGAATAATTGGAATTGGGAGGAGCGTTAAAAAGTTCATCAAGAGGTATAAGGAGCTGAACATGCCTTGGTACTTGGCGGGAGTCGAAAGTGCCGGTAACGGGGCGTTAATGAAGCTCTCCCCAGTCGTGATACCACCATTCCTAAGCGAGTCACACAGCACATTTAGCGACTCCGTTATCATGACCTGTCTCACCCACAACGATAGGTTAGCGATCTCTTCAGCGGTATCGTTCACTAACCTCCTCTGGAAACTGCTCACCAAAAATAAGCCCCCTGAACCAGAGTGGTGGAAAGACGAATATGTTGAAATTGCGAGGGAAGTCGAAGGGGACTCCTCGGTCTACAGGCCGCGTTTTGGCAAGTTCAATAACAGATACTCCGGGCCCGCGTGGGACTTTGTGGATAGGGTATTGGAGATGGCACTTCGGGACGGCTGGACACTGTTTGATATGAACAAAGCCGTCGGCTCGGGGGCATACCTTCTCGAGACCGTGCCCATGGCCCTCTACACTATGATCCTATATGGAAACAACCTGGACAAAGCTCTCTCCACCGCTGTCTTAAACAGCAAGGACAGCGACACCATTGGGGCGATAGTAGGATACCTCTCGGGCGCGCTTCATGGCATCACAGAGTTTCCTCCCTCTTTAGTGGAGCCGTTGTTTGGTGGGAACATGTTACCTCACAAGTTCTTGGACGCGCTAAACCAAACTGAGGAGATACTTGCGAACGGCATGCATCAAAGATTAGAATGA
- a CDS encoding N-glycosylase/DNA lyase, with product MDSFSFLRVQEVGKVLSKIPLEVWDRIVANEPEARLLDQLPRYGFGKFATLMVMAALNDYQLKGPAEKKYWPPLHRLIKENPIPETLEDMKTLLSQFYMKERLQNAKLKRIDKFLDSHLARELWMSSPEDVSKGFKRIWVELSRVMGQKRNDKTIVFAMKTLGLVLTLTGHTDFDFSGIPIPVDVRVKRLTAKLVGRDLKDEEVRHFWDEVLKEIKKTQPGVNMIHLDSLVWQIGQRDICSELIPYLFLEVPSPPSGQRAL from the coding sequence TTGGACTCTTTTTCATTTCTTAGGGTCCAAGAAGTTGGAAAAGTCCTTTCCAAGATTCCTCTTGAAGTCTGGGACAGAATAGTGGCTAATGAACCGGAAGCTAGGCTTCTAGACCAACTCCCAAGGTATGGGTTTGGGAAATTTGCGACCCTGATGGTCATGGCCGCGTTAAATGACTACCAGTTAAAGGGGCCGGCGGAGAAAAAATACTGGCCACCACTTCACAGGTTGATCAAAGAGAACCCAATCCCCGAAACTCTAGAGGACATGAAAACTCTCCTCAGCCAGTTCTATATGAAGGAACGACTTCAAAACGCCAAACTAAAACGGATTGATAAGTTCCTCGACAGCCATCTAGCCCGGGAACTGTGGATGTCAAGCCCTGAGGACGTCTCAAAGGGCTTTAAAAGAATATGGGTAGAGTTATCGAGGGTCATGGGGCAAAAAAGAAATGATAAAACGATAGTCTTTGCCATGAAAACACTGGGTCTAGTCCTCACTCTCACGGGGCACACGGACTTTGATTTTTCAGGAATCCCCATACCGGTGGACGTTAGGGTAAAGCGACTAACAGCAAAACTCGTCGGGAGAGACCTCAAGGACGAGGAAGTAAGACACTTTTGGGACGAAGTCCTCAAAGAGATCAAGAAGACACAGCCGGGAGTAAATATGATCCACCTAGACAGCCTTGTCTGGCAGATCGGACAGAGAGACATCTGTAGTGAACTGATCCCCTATCTATTTTTAGAAGTTCCAAGTCCCCCATCTGGGCAGAGAGCTCTGTAA
- a CDS encoding DUF6884 domain-containing protein has translation MPKCLCIATCGSKKIWSVDPNIPKYVPAKDAYVGPLSKKTIEYAQTFHPKSYVILSAKYGFLLPDEKISDYDAYCSKNPAITIQELKKQAAEKKVDGIALKDYNKVIVIGGRCYCDWAKKVFGEDKVECPLAGLPIGKMLQRLKTAITSRIPLVKC, from the coding sequence ATGCCGAAATGTTTGTGTATTGCAACGTGCGGTTCAAAGAAAATCTGGAGCGTTGACCCCAACATTCCAAAGTACGTGCCGGCTAAAGATGCGTATGTAGGTCCCTTATCGAAGAAAACGATAGAATATGCCCAGACGTTCCACCCTAAGAGCTATGTGATCCTCTCCGCCAAGTACGGGTTTTTGCTCCCGGACGAAAAGATCTCGGACTATGACGCATACTGCAGCAAGAACCCCGCAATAACGATCCAGGAACTGAAAAAACAGGCTGCTGAAAAGAAAGTGGATGGCATTGCACTGAAAGACTACAACAAAGTGATAGTTATTGGTGGCAGATGTTACTGCGACTGGGCCAAAAAAGTCTTTGGGGAGGATAAGGTTGAGTGCCCACTGGCAGGCCTGCCGATAGGCAAAATGCTCCAGCGGCTTAAAACGGCTATAACTTCAAGAATCCCCTTAGTCAAGTGTTGA
- a CDS encoding ADP-ribosylglycohydrolase family protein produces the protein MKAEPKLVSRLKGGLWGVIVGDAFGFPFQFTPKDTMERKYSNPAEIPMKNGLWSDDSSLTLATAHALTEGYHLEKIAENFLRWYQDGEFTPKGYAFDEGITSSRAIERIAEGVPPLEAGGNGERDNGNGSLMRILPATYYTYFKMGPLEEKLWLIHEVSMITHAHPRSLVGCGIYSLVVWNLLDGMDKFEAYYKAIRATEELYSEEPFAKELTHYERVLSGKIHEIGRDKIRGSGYVVHTLEAALWAFLRNESFADAIKEVVSLGEDTDTTGAVTGGLAGTYYRIDNIPEDWLEKIETREYVEEIINAFIDSLLGD, from the coding sequence ATGAAAGCCGAACCCAAACTCGTATCACGTCTCAAGGGAGGCCTTTGGGGCGTCATCGTTGGAGACGCCTTTGGTTTTCCCTTCCAGTTTACCCCTAAAGACACGATGGAAAGGAAGTACTCCAACCCCGCCGAGATCCCAATGAAAAATGGGCTATGGAGTGATGACTCCTCTTTAACCCTAGCAACTGCTCATGCACTAACAGAGGGATATCACCTTGAGAAGATCGCGGAGAACTTCCTCCGCTGGTATCAGGATGGCGAATTCACGCCAAAGGGTTACGCGTTTGATGAAGGCATTACAAGTTCACGGGCAATAGAACGCATCGCGGAAGGAGTTCCTCCGCTTGAGGCCGGGGGTAATGGGGAACGGGACAACGGCAACGGTTCGCTTATGAGGATTCTGCCAGCAACGTATTACACTTACTTTAAAATGGGCCCTCTGGAAGAGAAACTCTGGCTAATCCACGAGGTCTCGATGATAACTCATGCCCATCCCCGCTCACTGGTCGGCTGTGGGATTTATTCACTAGTAGTCTGGAACCTCCTGGATGGCATGGACAAGTTCGAGGCGTACTACAAAGCAATACGAGCAACGGAAGAACTCTACTCAGAGGAACCCTTTGCCAAGGAGCTCACGCATTATGAGAGGGTTCTGAGCGGAAAAATTCACGAGATCGGTAGGGACAAGATCAGGGGAAGCGGCTACGTCGTCCACACGTTGGAGGCTGCTTTGTGGGCCTTCCTGAGAAACGAAAGCTTTGCTGACGCAATAAAAGAAGTGGTCTCCCTTGGGGAGGACACAGACACAACCGGAGCAGTCACTGGTGGCCTGGCCGGAACATACTACAGGATTGATAACATTCCCGAAGACTGGCTTGAGAAAATCGAGACACGGGAGTATGTTGAAGAGATAATCAACGCCTTTATCGATAGCTTGTTAGGCGATTGA